The Blattabacterium sp. (Blatta orientalis) str. Tarazona genome contains the following window.
TTCATCAAATGCATTCTTTGGAATTCTTAAAAATTTTTTAAGATAAAATATTTGAGATTTTTAATAAATTATTATTCATAGAAATTTAATCTGAATAGTACTTTTTTTTATAGAATTAAAAAACTTATTTAAGTAGAATATTTTTCTTTTTTAGAAAAAATATTTCTCTAAATTTGCTTTTAAAACAATTTATTTTTAATATGGACAATACGAAATTATACGTTGGAAATTTATCTTATGAGATGACAGAACAAGAATTAAAAAACTATTTTGAATCTATAGGAGAAGTCACCCATGCAAAAATTATTTTTGATGAATCTACATCTAATAAAAGAAGCAAAGGTTTTGGATTTATAGAAATGTCTAATGAAGAAAACGCAAAACAGGCTATAGAAAAATTAAATGGAACAGAATTTATGGGAAGAAATATTATTGTTTCTGCAGCGAGACCAAGAGCGAAAAAAGACTATTAAATTCTTAATATTTATTATCTACGTCATCTACGTCTACATCTGTTTTTTATTATATGGAAAAAAAATAAAGAGTGAATGATTTTTCAATATGAAATAACAACGATATTTATACCAAATGTAGTAAACTAATATATGAAAAAATTATACGGAACAGGTGTAGCGTTGGTTACTCCTTTTAAAAGAGATGGAAAAATTGATTTCGAAGGGCTTGAAAAAATTGTAAAACATGTCGCAGAAAAAAAAGTAGATTATTTAGTAGTATTAGGTACTACAGCTGAAACGTCTACTTTAAAAAAGAAAGAAAAAAAAAATATAATTGAATGCGTTAAAAATATTAATCAGACAAAATTGCCCTTAATATTAGGTATAGGGGGAAATAATACAGAAGACATTATAGAAAAAATAAAGAATATAAATTTGGACGATTTTTCTGCAATTCTTTCTGTTTCTCCATATTATAATAGACCTTCTCAAGAAGGAATATATCAGCATTTTAAATCTATTGTCAATAATACGGATGCTAAAATAATTATTTATAACGTCCCTAAGAGAACTGGAACTAATATTCTTCCAGACACAGTTATTAGATTATCTAATGATTTTGA
Protein-coding sequences here:
- a CDS encoding RNA-binding protein, which encodes MDNTKLYVGNLSYEMTEQELKNYFESIGEVTHAKIIFDESTSNKRSKGFGFIEMSNEENAKQAIEKLNGTEFMGRNIIVSAARPRAKKDY
- the dapA gene encoding 4-hydroxy-tetrahydrodipicolinate synthase, yielding MKKLYGTGVALVTPFKRDGKIDFEGLEKIVKHVAEKKVDYLVVLGTTAETSTLKKKEKKNIIECVKNINQTKLPLILGIGGNNTEDIIEKIKNINLDDFSAILSVSPYYNRPSQEGIYQHFKSIVNNTDAKIIIYNVPKRTGTNILPDTVIRLSNDFENIIGIKEASGCLLQSYKIIEKKPKSFSLISGDDFITLPVILGGGDGVISVIAQGFPKEVSEMVSLAKENKIQEAFSIFYKIINMIELIYEEGNPTGIKTLLKVLKICNSYVRLPLINGTSFLEKKIKKELNLYNSNN